agactATACATAAACATTATCCATACATTTGTagacaaatattatttaaaaaaattctttaataacatcaacttgtcagctttttttcATTACTTGATGCCTTGATCTCTATATTTCCATTTTCatagagagtttttttttttaaattatgtacatcacatagaacaggggtgtccaaagtgcggcccgcaggtaattttttaacggccccacggcacattttaaaaatacgattgaaaaattcTTAAagcgtaaaaagtgatataaaagagcaaacgggtgaaatgtaacaagaaaattgttgcaatgtttactctaataacacaaaactaccatgcaggctgtttctttctttaaaaaataataatgaatcaaaatcaatgtcattatatattattgacctattcgaggctccaattacgtcacgttaaattttccactttgacatatttttgggggaaaatgttgcatatttcgggtttgccgtataaaaaaactgagctgtttttttaaagtaggggttaaaatgaacaaacaaaaaacataaacaacaataaaacttataattgagggatagatctgaagttgatctcgagattattgtgttaaaagtaaacagtaaaaaaatgttataatttattttttaacactttaatgagtaggacccttttggatccccaatcattttagtgtgattggtttttaagtgtcattgttcaaaaaatgataatgaattaaaatcaatggtgttattagttattgacttttttaaggctccaattatttaatAATCTCAAATactccacttaaaaaaaatattgggtgataatattgcatattttgtgtttttttcccattttaaagcagggttttctttgacaaaaagagcatacaacttaaatctttaaaatcattatattgacagatagacctaatgttaatctggagatttaaaatttgaataataataaaacataataatactgaataatgacacattttttatatttttttaccaaaaccctttgtggtccccgggatcatgcctgagtggaggcctaaatgtatatttttttaatacttatattgtattgtttttttaaaataaaaaaaggtcaaaatggcccccgcttgctttgatttttcagtctgcggccctaagtggaaaaagtttggacacccctgatgtagacgatGTATCGGGACGGATCCATtatgagtttgagcagaaatatgtcgtacAGGACTTAACTGTACACAATAACACATTATCAAAATTATGTCACATTAATTATTTTTGAAAGtgacatggaaaaaaaacacaattaatgTAAAGAAAACCATGTGTTTACTTTTTGGTATCAAAATGAAATACAAAGTAGTTTGACTAATGAAGATgcagtctaataaacaagcttcaTTCTTCTCTAATGCCTCCCTAGtgtttcagtacaacagtttggccaacaaagaAAACCCAAGAGTGACACATCACACATCGAATAAACAATCTTCACCGCCTGCGTTGAATTTAATTGGATGACAAAACACTGTAGCTACTATTAAtgtttgaacactgatacagtttgcagttaaataaaggagtgaacatcccagtcaacaaagtaaagactttataaacaagttgtgacaatgtTAACGACACATCACCTGCTGCAAAACATCCAATAGTTTTCTCCTTCACTTTATACCTTCAATGTGGGGGCAAGTGtgtttccaatattgtccacacctgtctccatcgaaACACAGCAATGCACTCTTAAACGCACGTTGGGAAGCAAGGGAAAATGACGTTAAACCGAGCGCTTAActccgtttactccgaggggaaatctctgCAGCAAAGTCTGTGTCGCTGGTCCGCCACgattatcaagccaaacaacactagtgcgcatgcgcctgacttcCTGTTGCCGAAAAGGCATTGATACATGACGGTTTTTAGTTCATTAAACCATTAAATGGTGTTACTAACCAACTGGAAgtattgcaaattatcattataccgtttaatGTCACGTCCcttgtccattaacaagtaaaaagttaaCGGCCGCTAATGTTGGTAAATTTTGGGGGCAATAAGGCAAATGACGAGGGCTGTCGCGGTAAAATTCGAGCGCTGCGTCCATAACGACTTCTAAAAAACAGCCAACAATTCTCCATTTATATTTtgggactatatatatatatatatatacatatatatatatatatatatatatatatatatatatatatatatatatatatatatatatatatatatatatatatatatatatatatatatatatatatatatatatatatacatacatacatacatacatacatacatacatacatacatatatatacatatatatatacatatatatatacatatatatatacatatatatatatatatatatatatacatatatatatatatatatacatatatatatacatatatatatatatatatatacatatatatatgtatatatgtatatatatatatatgtgtatgtatatatatatatatgtgtatgtatatatatatgtgtatgtatatatatatatatatatatatatgtgtatgtatatatatatgtgtatgtatatatatatatatatatatatatgtgtatatatatatatgtgtatgtatatatatatatatatatatatatgtgtatatatatatatgtgtatgtatatatatatatatatatatatatatgtgtatgtatatatatgtgtatgtatatatatatatatatgtgtatgtatatatatgtgtatgtatatatatatatacagtatatatatatgtgtatgtatatatatgtgtatgtatatgtgtgtatatgtatatatatgtgtgtatatacacatacatatatttttatgtatgtgtatattatatattatatatatgtatatgtatgtgtgtgtgtatatattagggatgtaacggtacatgtatttgtattgaaccgtttcggtttggtgcggaggagtaccgaacaagttccacacgaacatatgaattAGCCgcttaagctaaagtcttaacaagctgctccgctccgttccgcctctgtctcctacacagcacccagcattgtcccacccacacagccatctgattggttaccaccgtagcgataacagccaatcagcagtgcatattcagagcgcatgtagtcagcgcttcagcgtcgagcagatagatgtttagcaggtgagcagcggactctccctaaattatacttaacacttccaagtcaactactactaacatcactatgagcccgttgaccttctagaaacaaactgcagctcagctcacttgcaatcctggcttgaggtgaaggctaattagcttttagcgtaacgttagctaattttgccgtgtgtgtgtgtgtgtgtgtgtgtgtgtgtgtgtgtgtgtgtgtgtgtgtgtgtgttacggacagtgttgattgagtgtattgaagcagcaaaaaaggacattatgttaaatgaagagtttctgtctctgatagttgatataataatgtaagtacaTCATTAaccctacatgaactccatggtgttcagggatgaatagtctctcccattgctattgtactattttttccagctatagttatatgaatcattagtaatgtagcaggctagttttgaatggcagggtccccgctatcacatgttgacacaaatataacatttacaataaaaatcaactactggcttcccaaatgctgtaataaaataagcatgatgagttgacttgaaactgtttaatgttgtaatttttatatgtagaaaaaaagtttttctcattttatttaatctgagcaacaacttgaggcagtttaatgttgattaacgtgggcaaaattattatagtgttcccaatattAAAagtataaagccattgtttacaaatttggtaaataaataacccaaaaatgtatattttgttgttttcttactgtaccgaaaattaaccgaaccgtgacctctaaaccgaggtacgtaccgaaccaagatttttgtgtaccgttacacccttagtgtatatatatatatatatatatatatatatatatatatatatatatatatatatatatatacacatatatatatatatataatgtcttgattggattatccagagaatagtgctcgataccgtggtagagcgcaatatgtaggtgtgggaaaaatcacaagactacttcatctctacagaactgtttcatgaggggttccctcaatcatcaggagattttaatggaagcattcacatacaatggtttatatagggcacagagtgggtgggtacaggcaggtgtagggtgtggtgattggctcatgtgttacctaggaggtgtttccgtccgtggcggcatgttgaaatgatttcactgcgcttgttgaggaatgatagatctggatgatatataataaacagtttctcttttaagcataggttgcatcttttattaccactgttgtaaggtgtgctggatgcaagaatttgccatgttattgaatattcaacattattgtctttgagtttCCAAATGGGCTTGCTTatttctgtagaattccgcaatgtctggtttctaaaggaggcgttgtgattattccatcttgttttgaacgctccttcggttaatcctacgtacgtgtcggatgtgttaatgtccttgcgtgttacctttgcttggtaaacgactgatgtttgtaagcaccccccgttgagagggcaatcaggtttcttgcgacagctacattccttattggtttaaGAGTCGTtaagtctgggggtaggcagtccttttgcaattgctctgttgtggtttgaaatgatttgttgcatgttgttcatacagctgtagctcaatttaatgttgttcttgttgaatatttttcttagggtgttgcctttggggaagtgtttgtcgatcagagtgaggaacttgtggccgatattggttgagacgtttttgctgaatggcggattgtaccagatgatgtttcgttttctgctcttttttggttggtttcctggagtgggttcataggtgacatccgacacgtacgtaggattaaccgaaggagagtttaaagccagatggaataatcacaaggcctcctttagaaaccagacattgcggaattctacagaactcagcaagcccATTTGGAAACtcagacaataatgttgaatattcaattacatggcaaattcttgcatccagcacaccttacaacagtggtagtaatgaaagatgcaacctatgcttaaaagagaaactgtttattatatatcatccagatctatcattcctcaacaagcgcagtgaaatcatttcaacatgccgccacagacggaaacacctcctaggtaagacatgagccaatcaccacgcccctacacctgcctgtacccacccactctgtgccctatataaaccattgcatgtgaatgcttccattaaaatctcctgatgattgagggaactcctcatgaaacagttctgtagagatgaagtagtcttgtgatttttcccacacctatatatatatatatatatatatatatatatatatatatatatatatatatatatatatatatatatatgtatatatatgtatactgtatatatatatgtatatatatatatatatatgtatatatatgtatatatatatatgtatatgtatatgtatatatatgtatatgtatatgtatatatatatatatatatatgtatatgtatatatatatatatatatgtatatgtatatatatatatatatatatatgtatatatatatatatatatatatatgtatatatatatatatatgtatatgtatgtatgtgtgtgtgtgtatgtctttatatatgtgtgtttgtatatatatttatatatatacgtgtgtatctcgatgagcttcaggaggtagtcacctgaaatggttttcacttcataggtgtgcttgaagctaatggagagaatgccaagagtgtgcaaagcagtaataagagcaaagggtggctattttgaagttatttcaccttttttgttaagtacataactccacatatgtTCGTTCAtatttttgatgtgacaatctacaatgtaaataatcatgaaaataaagaaaacgttgcattgaatgaggagaaggtgcttccaaacttttggcctgtactgtatatacttacagcTTGTATATAAAACAATGGCAGAggattttgaatgttttttagagcactttataggcagaatagagcaactctAGTTGACTCTATTGTAAGCTGACGTTTGCTGTTGTTTATTTCcaaattagaatgcatgaaacatatgtgttcttgtcctacACAAGGGTTGTGCTTGATGGGCAAACtcatgcagttcccctttaacccctGCAAATAGCAGGGATATACTTTGTGTTATTTAATCATTGATTTCATTATTTTTCTGTTATTGTCTGTTTGTAGCCTAAAGCAGCCCCTCCCCCTCAAACATCTCCTAAGTTGACACCGCAGCCAGCTCCGCCCTCCTCTACCCCTTCCTCCTCGTCAGCAGCAGCCAGCGTCCAAACACAAGAACCCTCGCCGGCAGCACACAAGGCGTCTGCACCCACACCCACCCCGCAGTCGTCAGAGACGCCACCACCGGCGCCGGAAAACACCCCCACGACTTCTCCCGAAGACACCTCTCCGGTGCCGGCTCCCTCCGCCACGGCCACGCCCACTGCCACGCCCAAGACGCCCTCCTCGACCGCTGGCGAGGCCCCGACGACCCCGGCCGAGCAGGCGGAGGACAAGCCAAAGGAGGAAGCTGAGAGTACAACATCCGTCCCATCGGCCACTTCCAGGTTGGACTACTTTGAAGAGAAAATGTTCCTGCTTATTGAGCAGGAAGTAAGGAGTGTTGCGATGTTGTAGTCGTTCatgtggtgtttgtgtgtgttagccTGGTGGATGAGCTGGGTCTGCTGGAGGAAGCGGCGTCCATACTTGGTGAGGTCAGATGTTGTGACTGAAAGCTTCTTTACCCAGCATGCATCATCGCGCTCTCTCTCCCCTTCCGTGCAGTGACGGGCCAGGCCTACGAGAACCTGGTGTCGGAGATCATGTCCATGGGCTACGAGCGGGAGGCGGTGGTGTCGGCTCTCCAAGCCAGCTACAACAACCCGGACCGGGCAGTGGAGTATTTACTGATGGTGAGTCGGCCGCCATATTGGTCTCCGCTTGCCGTCCTGAGCCACCGTAGTGAGCAGAACATGTTTACGTGCCGCAGGGTATCCCCACCGAAGCAAGCGACGCCTTGCCCCATGATGCTCCTCCCCGTGATGCACCGGCCAGTGACGCGTCGGCCAGTGACGCGTCGCCTAGTGACGCCGCATCTGACCAAGCCGCCCTAACCCCGCAACCTACACAGCCACCAACAGCAGCCGCCACTCGTAAGAGATGCAACACTACTTCTTTCGC
This genomic window from Nerophis ophidion isolate RoL-2023_Sa linkage group LG26, RoL_Noph_v1.0, whole genome shotgun sequence contains:
- the LOC133543750 gene encoding UV excision repair protein RAD23 homolog B-like; the protein is MLTVTLRTLQQQTFKIHIDSELTVKALKERIEEDRGKDAFPTAGQKLIYAGKILNDDTALKEYNISDKNFVVVMVTKPKAAPPPQTSPKLTPQPAPPSSTPSSSSAAASVQTQEPSPAAHKASAPTPTPQSSETPPPAPENTPTTSPEDTSPVPAPSATATPTATPKTPSSTAGEAPTTPAEQAEDKPKEEAESTTSVPSATSSLVDELGLLEEAASILVTGQAYENLVSEIMSMGYEREAVVSALQASYNNPDRAVEYLLMGIPTEASDALPHDAPPRDAPASDASASDASPSDAASDQAALTPQPTQPPTAAATHTSSGSQPTPARASSPSTGNPLEFLRNQPQFQQMRQIIQQNPALLPALLQQLGRDNPQLLQQITQHQERFVQMLNEPQSGGGGGGEGAEPRGSSRSNYIQVTPQEKEAIERLKALGFPEGLVIQAYFACEKNENLAANFLLQQAWDDE